In Buchnera aphidicola (Brachycaudus tragopogonis), the following are encoded in one genomic region:
- the thrS gene encoding threonine--tRNA ligase codes for MPLIRFCDGSQQVYEHSVPLIEIIKRKKPSIIKSIIAISVDNRFSNLNTLITKDSTIKFISRKDNQALNVIRYSCAQLLSYAIKNIWPLAQIAESNISGNGFYCDLDAEENILKKDLLLLENKMNQFIQKEYYIFNKIVSFSQALEIFEKCSEKYKISLIHKIFSQKNNVSLYYHENYVDIDIGMQAFNIKFCKYFKLQKIGGVYWQGNKKNKMLQRVYGTAWSNKIELEKHLNYLNELEKRDHRKIGKILELYHMQEESPGMIFWHHNGWILFNELENFVREKLNEYKYKEVKTPLLIDKLIWRESGHWDNYKNAIFTTLSEHREYCIKPMNCPGHVQIFNNKLKSYRDLPIRMAEFGSCHRNEPSGALHGLMRVRNFTQDDAHIFCTPEQVRPEINNCIKMIYDMYSIFNFKKILVKLSTRPEKRIGSDSMWDKSEKDLSDMLIENHLSFEYQLGEGAFYGPKIEFILQDSLDRNWQCGTIQLDFYLPLRLKSFYIDENNERKVPIIIHRAILGSIERFIGILIEESSGNLPTWLSPIQVVIISISDNSTNYVKQLFKKISDANIRVESDLRNEKIGFKVRTHILRRIPYILICGTQEIQSNKISVRSRNGHNFGMIDIDIFIKKLQKEIVERNFYQMEE; via the coding sequence ATGCCTCTAATAAGATTTTGTGATGGAAGTCAACAGGTGTACGAGCATTCTGTTCCATTGATAGAGATTATTAAACGTAAAAAACCTAGTATTATAAAATCTATTATTGCAATTTCTGTTGATAATCGTTTTTCAAATTTAAATACTTTAATCACCAAAGATTCTACTATAAAATTTATTAGTAGAAAAGATAATCAAGCATTAAACGTTATTCGATATTCTTGTGCACAACTTTTAAGTTATGCTATAAAAAATATATGGCCTCTTGCTCAAATTGCTGAAAGTAATATTTCAGGAAATGGATTTTATTGTGATTTAGATGCAGAAGAAAATATTTTAAAAAAAGATCTTTTATTATTAGAAAATAAGATGAATCAATTTATACAAAAAGAATATTATATTTTTAATAAAATAGTTTCTTTTTCTCAAGCACTTGAAATTTTTGAAAAATGTTCTGAAAAATATAAAATATCTTTAATTCATAAAATTTTTAGTCAAAAAAATAATGTTTCTTTATATTATCATGAAAATTATGTAGATATTGATATAGGAATGCAAGCTTTTAATATAAAATTTTGTAAATATTTTAAATTACAAAAAATTGGAGGAGTTTATTGGCAAGGTAATAAAAAAAATAAGATGCTACAGCGTGTTTATGGTACTGCTTGGTCTAATAAAATAGAATTAGAAAAACATTTAAATTATTTAAATGAATTAGAAAAAAGAGATCATAGAAAGATTGGAAAAATTCTTGAATTATATCATATGCAAGAAGAATCTCCAGGTATGATTTTTTGGCATCACAATGGTTGGATTTTATTTAATGAATTAGAAAATTTTGTTCGAGAAAAATTAAACGAATATAAATATAAAGAAGTTAAAACACCATTATTAATAGATAAATTAATATGGAGAGAAAGTGGGCATTGGGACAATTATAAAAATGCAATTTTTACAACATTATCAGAACATCGAGAATATTGTATCAAACCTATGAATTGTCCTGGACACGTTCAGATTTTTAACAATAAATTAAAATCTTATCGAGATTTACCTATTCGTATGGCAGAATTTGGAAGTTGTCATCGTAATGAACCATCAGGTGCTTTACACGGTCTTATGAGAGTACGAAATTTTACTCAAGATGATGCTCATATATTTTGTACTCCCGAACAAGTACGTCCTGAAATTAATAATTGTATTAAAATGATATATGATATGTATAGTATATTTAATTTTAAAAAAATATTAGTTAAACTTTCCACTCGTCCAGAAAAACGTATTGGATCTGACTCTATGTGGGATAAATCAGAAAAAGATTTGTCTGATATGCTAATAGAAAATCATTTATCATTTGAATATCAATTAGGTGAAGGTGCATTTTATGGACCTAAAATTGAGTTTATTTTACAAGATTCTTTAGATAGAAACTGGCAATGTGGGACTATTCAACTTGATTTTTATTTACCGTTACGTTTAAAATCATTTTATATTGATGAAAATAACGAACGTAAAGTGCCTATCATTATTCATCGAGCTATATTAGGTTCAATAGAGCGTTTTATTGGTATATTAATTGAAGAATCTTCAGGTAATTTACCAACATGGTTGTCTCCAATACAAGTAGTAATTATTAGTATTTCTGATAATAGTACAAATTATGTAAAACAATTATTTAAAAAAATTTCTGATGCTAATATTCGTGTAGAATCTGATTTAAGAAATGAAAAAATAGGTTTTAAAGTTCGGACACATATATTACGTCGAATTCCATACATATTAATTTGTGGTACACAAGAAATACAATCTAACAAAATTTCTGTTAGAAGTAGAAATGGTCATAATTTTGGAATGATTGACATTGATATTTTTATTAAAAAGTTACAAAAAGAAATTGTCGAGCGTAACTTTTATCAAATGGAGGAATAA
- the infC gene encoding translation initiation factor IF-3 — translation MKGGKRIQLTRPNRINGEIRAVKVRLTDVEGNQIGIVHLREALEKSEELGLDLVEISPNAEPPVCRIMDYGKFLYEKSKSSKEQKKKQKVIQIKEIKFRPGTDEGDYQVKLRNLIRFLEDGDKAKITLRFRGREMAHQKIGVDVLNRVKNDLIDLAVVESFPSKIEGRQMIMILAPKKK, via the coding sequence ATTAAAGGTGGAAAACGAATTCAATTAACACGTCCTAATCGAATTAATGGCGAAATACGAGCTGTTAAAGTTCGTCTCACAGACGTTGAAGGTAATCAGATTGGTATAGTTCATTTAAGAGAAGCTTTAGAAAAATCTGAAGAATTAGGGTTAGATTTAGTAGAAATAAGTCCTAATGCTGAACCTCCAGTTTGTCGTATTATGGATTATGGAAAATTTCTTTATGAAAAAAGTAAATCTTCTAAAGAGCAGAAAAAAAAACAAAAAGTGATTCAGATAAAAGAAATAAAATTTCGGCCTGGAACAGACGAAGGCGATTATCAAGTTAAATTACGTAATTTAATACGATTTTTAGAAGACGGTGACAAAGCAAAAATCACTTTGCGATTTCGTGGTCGCGAAATGGCGCATCAAAAAATAGGTGTAGATGTTTTAAATCGAGTAAAAAATGATTTAATTGACTTGGCAGTTGTTGAATCATTTCCATCTAAAATTGAAGGTCGTCAAATGATTATGATTTTAGCACCAAAGAAAAAATAG
- the rplT gene encoding 50S ribosomal protein L20: MARVKRGVVAHARHKKILKQAKGYYGARSRIYRVAYQAVIKAGQYAYRDRRQRKRQFRQLWISRINAAVRQSQMSYSNFMFGLKKASINIDRKVLSDIAIFDIFSFNALIEKAKEALL, encoded by the coding sequence ATGGCTCGTGTAAAACGTGGTGTAGTCGCTCATGCTCGTCACAAAAAAATTTTAAAACAAGCAAAAGGTTATTATGGAGCGCGTTCTCGTATTTATAGAGTTGCGTATCAAGCAGTAATTAAAGCTGGTCAGTATGCTTATCGTGATAGACGTCAAAGAAAAAGACAATTCCGACAGTTATGGATTTCACGTATAAATGCTGCAGTTCGTCAAAGTCAAATGTCTTATAGTAATTTTATGTTTGGTTTAAAAAAAGCTTCAATTAACATTGATCGAAAAGTATTATCTGACATTGCTATATTTGATATATTTTCATTTAATGCATTAATTGAAAAGGCAAAGGAAGCTTTATTATAA
- the rpmI gene encoding 50S ribosomal protein L35, with protein sequence MLKIKTLKSAAKRFKKTASGKFKRKQANLRHILTKKTTSKKRHLRPKILVSTGDIDRVKSFLPYA encoded by the coding sequence ATGCTAAAAATTAAAACTTTAAAAAGTGCAGCTAAACGTTTTAAAAAAACTGCATCTGGTAAATTTAAGCGTAAACAAGCAAATTTACGTCATATTTTAACTAAAAAAACAACAAGTAAAAAACGTCATCTTCGTCCTAAGATTTTAGTATCGACAGGAGATATAGATAGAGTTAAATCTTTTTTACCGTATGCGTAA
- the pheS gene encoding phenylalanine--tRNA ligase subunit alpha has protein sequence MLNLNKLFSTITTDINNTNTSNQLNAIRIKYLGKKGILNSYIRNIKYFSFEEKKKYSMMINHIKKNIISEINKKDKELNLIMLNQRIQKEKIDISLPGRRVHQGSLHPITHTINSVNNFFLKLGFQAINSPEIEDEYHNFDALNIPKNHPARDTHDTFWLDSNRLLRTQTSSMQIRIMKKEKPPIRFIFPGKVYRNDYDVTHTPMFHQIEGLIVDKNINFSHLKWIIYNFLYDFFGKKIVIKFRPSYFPFTVPSAEVDIINDDGKSLEILGCGMVHPQVLKNVNIDSSLYSACAFGIGIERITMLRYGVSDLRSFFENDIRFLKQFKYN, from the coding sequence ATGTTAAATTTAAACAAATTATTTAGTACTATTACAACAGATATAAACAATACTAATACGTCTAATCAATTAAATGCAATTCGTATTAAGTATTTAGGTAAAAAAGGAATTTTAAACTCTTATATAAGAAACATAAAATATTTTTCTTTTGAAGAAAAAAAAAAATACAGTATGATGATTAATCATATAAAAAAAAACATTATTAGTGAAATTAATAAAAAAGATAAAGAATTAAATTTAATCATGTTAAATCAACGCATTCAAAAAGAAAAAATTGATATTTCTCTTCCTGGACGTCGTGTGCATCAGGGTTCTTTACATCCTATTACACATACTATTAATTCTGTTAATAATTTTTTTTTAAAGCTAGGTTTCCAAGCAATAAATAGTCCTGAAATAGAAGATGAATATCATAATTTTGATGCTTTAAATATTCCTAAAAATCATCCAGCACGTGATACTCATGATACTTTTTGGCTTGATAGCAATCGTTTATTAAGAACTCAAACTTCAAGTATGCAAATTAGAATTATGAAAAAAGAAAAGCCTCCAATTAGATTTATTTTTCCTGGAAAAGTTTATCGTAATGATTATGATGTTACACATACACCTATGTTTCATCAAATTGAAGGTTTAATAGTTGATAAAAATATTAACTTTTCACATTTAAAATGGATTATATATAATTTTTTATATGATTTTTTTGGTAAAAAAATTGTTATTAAATTTCGTCCATCATATTTTCCTTTTACTGTACCTTCTGCAGAAGTAGATATTATTAATGATGATGGAAAATCATTAGAAATATTAGGATGTGGAATGGTGCATCCTCAAGTTTTAAAAAACGTAAATATTGATTCTAGTTTATATTCTGCTTGTGCTTTTGGAATAGGTATTGAAAGAATTACTATGTTGCGTTATGGAGTTTCTGATCTTCGATCTTTTTTTGAAAATGATATAAGATTTTTAAAACAATTTAAATATAATTAG